A genomic window from Lycium barbarum isolate Lr01 chromosome 4, ASM1917538v2, whole genome shotgun sequence includes:
- the LOC132637928 gene encoding glycine-rich cell wall structural protein 2-like: MASPTFSLTKQRPRKQMLTVGAKMTCKFVLVVVVGVLVQTSSARKLLEDPLLPNLPNFNGGFDQILGGLGSGGGGGGGGGGGGGGSNGEFGAGFGFGEGHGSGAIGGFDQIVGGLVGGGGGGGGGGGGGGGSDGGFGSGFGYGEGHGSGANGSGGGGGGGGGGGGGQDGGSGFGAGAGWGQVLTVDAKMRCKLMIVVVLGVLVQTSSARKLVGDSILPNFNGGFGQILGGLGGGGGGGGGGGGGSDGGFGAGFGFGEGHKSGANDGFDQIVGGVVALGFFYCHC; the protein is encoded by the exons ATGGCTAGTCCAACATTCAGCCTCACAAAACAAAGACCACGAAAGCAAA tgctAACTGTAGGTGCAAAAATGACATGCAAGTTTgtgcttgttgttgttgtgggagTTCTAGTGCAAACTTCCTCTGCAAGGAAACTTCTTGAGGATCCATTATTACCCAATTTACCTAACTTCAACGGTGGATTTGACCAAATTTTAGGTGGTCTTGGCagcggtggtggtggtggtggaggtggAGGAGGAGGTGGAGGAGGAAGTAATGGTGAATTTGGTGCTGGCTTCGGATTTGGTGAAGGTCACGGATCAGGTGCAATTGGCGGATTTGACCAAATTGTGGGAGGTCTTGTTGGCGGTGGTGGTGGCGGCGGCGGCGGAGGTGGAGGTGGAGGAGGTAGCGATGGTGGATTTGGTTCCGGCTTTGGATATGGCGAGGGTCATGGATCAGGTGCAAACGGTAgcggtggtggtggtggaggtggAGGTGGCGGCGGTGGTGGTCAAGACGGTGGTAGTGGTTTTGGGGCCGGAGCAGGATGGGGCCAAG TGCTAACAGTAGATGCAAAGATGAGATGCAAGTTGATGATTGTTGTAGTTCTGGGAGTTCTAGTGCAGACTTCCTCTGCAAGGAAGCTTGTTGGGGATTCAATATTACCTAACTTCAATGGTGGATTCGGCCAAATTTTAGGAGGTCTAGgcggtggtggtggtggaggtggAGGTGGAGGAGGAGGTAGTGATGGTGGTTTTGGTGCCGGTTTTGGATTTGGCGAGGGTCACAAATCGGGTGCAAATGATGGATTTGACCAAATTGTAGGAGGTGTTGTAGCTTTAGGATTCTTTTATTGCCATTGTTAG